One Gloeothece verrucosa PCC 7822 DNA window includes the following coding sequences:
- a CDS encoding inclusion body family protein, with translation MWEKPNPLKQYIFRGIAKIGVFMTTELKQTPNKFNVIAVIDTKRIRATYPKPSQDKTKPTRINSNDLFLIVSGSTRVIETSEEIFKLELIAKPGDQLSFKSTSIYANSQDATIIYGIFQKNSTFKSFQPNFVTINRAFYNSENPDGLPPKYESITSVSYEAKVSRAGTENLSVYIALYKLAKDGNTQELFGYFSWDFTIEISRNTNQS, from the coding sequence ATGTGGGAAAAACCAAATCCCCTAAAACAGTATATCTTCAGAGGTATAGCCAAAATAGGGGTTTTTATGACGACAGAATTAAAGCAAACGCCCAATAAATTCAATGTTATTGCAGTAATTGACACTAAGCGCATTCGAGCAACTTATCCAAAACCTAGCCAGGATAAGACTAAGCCGACTCGCATTAATTCCAATGACCTGTTTCTCATCGTTTCTGGCTCGACAAGGGTTATAGAAACTTCCGAAGAGATTTTCAAGCTTGAGTTAATCGCCAAACCTGGCGATCAGCTATCTTTTAAATCTACTTCGATCTATGCCAATTCCCAAGATGCGACGATTATTTACGGAATTTTTCAAAAAAATAGTACTTTTAAATCTTTTCAACCCAATTTCGTCACTATAAATCGCGCATTCTACAACTCAGAAAACCCAGATGGTCTGCCTCCAAAATACGAAAGCATTACTTCGGTTAGTTATGAAGCTAAAGTAAGCAGAGCAGGAACGGAAAATTTGAGCGTTTACATAGCTCTCTATAAGTTGGCTAAGGATGGAAACACACAAGAGTTATTCGGTTACTTCTCTTGGGACTTTACCATTGAAATTTCACGAAACACTAACCAATCTTAG
- a CDS encoding trypsin-like serine peptidase: MDSLIESLLQDILDGTSKINLADEVEKVLKDETVKKYLQDLINNPDINLNDLLPPSEKKTPEEELKINLEAIILTANRTPILIEDDTFKEAVDPLWKDPLENARKHIEFAIKASGRVQYSFSDRFITIGTAWLVTSDIVITNRHVADELANRDSSIDFRGEHFSFDTSLFKVERILHIEKTSGPDIAFLKLSTTENTDGLNRQPTSLLDRQPIPLSESTKFTPTQNVAIIGYPGRPDSKDEDASLIARILEYKYDVKRLQPGNIIGVTNNSIKHDCSTVTGNSGSVLLDLETGKALGIHYGGNARITNHAVPASVIKQRLQELELC; the protein is encoded by the coding sequence ATGGACTCATTAATAGAATCGCTATTACAAGACATACTTGATGGAACAAGTAAGATTAATCTCGCCGACGAGGTAGAAAAAGTTCTTAAAGACGAAACAGTTAAAAAATATCTGCAAGATTTAATTAACAATCCAGATATTAATCTGAATGACTTGCTTCCTCCTTCTGAGAAGAAAACACCAGAGGAAGAATTAAAGATAAATCTAGAGGCTATAATCCTAACAGCTAATAGAACTCCGATCTTAATCGAAGATGACACTTTTAAAGAGGCAGTAGATCCCCTATGGAAAGACCCTTTGGAGAACGCAAGAAAACATATCGAGTTTGCAATTAAGGCATCTGGAAGAGTTCAATATAGTTTTAGTGATCGTTTTATAACAATCGGAACAGCTTGGCTTGTTACTTCTGATATTGTGATAACCAACCGCCATGTAGCAGATGAATTGGCTAATAGGGATTCTAGTATTGATTTTAGAGGAGAACATTTCTCTTTCGATACATCTCTGTTTAAAGTAGAACGAATCCTTCACATTGAGAAAACATCAGGACCAGATATTGCTTTTTTAAAGCTATCTACAACAGAAAATACTGACGGTCTAAATAGACAACCAACTTCTTTACTAGATAGACAACCAATTCCTTTATCAGAATCAACAAAATTCACACCGACCCAAAATGTAGCGATAATAGGTTATCCAGGAAGACCTGACAGCAAAGACGAAGATGCGTCTCTTATAGCTCGGATATTGGAGTATAAATACGACGTGAAGAGGCTACAACCTGGTAATATTATTGGGGTAACTAATAATTCTATCAAGCATGATTGTTCTACAGTTACAGGAAATTCTGGTTCTGTTCTACTGGATTTAGAGACAGGAAAGGCTTTGGGGATTCACTACGGAGGAAACGCCAGAATCACTAACCATGCAGTTCCGGCATCAGTTATAAAACAACGTCTTCAAGAGTTAGAGCTTTGCTGA
- a CDS encoding AAA-like domain-containing protein yields the protein MIALQEQRVHCFNLGRELKLPNKFNEYWDEEGFGTSAYQLQSMGLVKLAGNQVAPRCQLYGVILVI from the coding sequence GTGATAGCCCTACAAGAGCAGCGAGTACACTGCTTCAATCTAGGCCGAGAGCTTAAGTTACCGAATAAATTCAATGAATATTGGGATGAAGAGGGATTTGGGACATCCGCTTATCAGTTACAGAGTATGGGTTTAGTCAAGCTTGCGGGTAATCAAGTCGCGCCGCGTTGTCAATTGTATGGAGTTATTTTAGTGATCTGA
- a CDS encoding SH3 domain-containing protein — MMGVNRLDRLISLSLGLLSLGAVVGFPSTAKAQPPACYMVTQAGQLIDLSSICGVEATPNRPQSNEFNGQQAPSNSQNSSLQNYNQQTLTQQSPPGQPGNFAGQQTFALPGTVATPTGGNGYRDFTGFTGFTGASGYNNAQWQPINDSTDLRSEPNGGSLITQLRDGQPVRPYNGLRSGNFVMVETQSGQRGWINLWQLPNGFGISP, encoded by the coding sequence ATGATGGGTGTTAATAGACTTGATCGGCTGATAAGTTTGTCTTTAGGATTACTCAGTTTAGGGGCAGTTGTAGGCTTTCCCTCTACAGCCAAGGCACAACCTCCAGCTTGCTATATGGTAACTCAAGCCGGACAGCTAATCGATTTGTCCTCCATCTGTGGAGTAGAGGCAACACCGAATAGACCTCAAAGTAACGAATTCAATGGGCAACAAGCTCCCTCTAACTCTCAAAATTCTTCCTTACAAAATTACAACCAACAAACACTAACTCAACAGTCACCTCCAGGGCAGCCAGGAAACTTTGCAGGACAACAAACCTTCGCTCTCCCTGGCACTGTGGCAACACCAACAGGAGGAAACGGATATAGAGATTTTACAGGATTTACAGGGTTTACAGGAGCGAGTGGCTATAATAATGCCCAATGGCAACCCATTAATGATTCTACCGACTTACGTTCAGAACCTAATGGAGGTTCTTTAATTACCCAATTGCGGGATGGTCAGCCTGTACGTCCCTATAACGGATTACGTAGCGGCAACTTTGTTATGGTTGAAACCCAAAGCGGTCAGAGAGGTTGGATCAACCTGTGGCAGTTACCCAATGGCTTCGGGATTTCTCCTTAG